One bacterium DNA window includes the following coding sequences:
- a CDS encoding glucose-1-phosphate adenylyltransferase — protein sequence MKNIAAIILGGGRGTRLYPLTQVRAKPAVPLAGKYRLIDIPMSNCLHSGIEKIYVLTQFNSASLHRHLGQTYRFSPFSSGFVEVLAAQQTPERSDWFQGTADAVRQYLLTLQELDVSDYIILSGDHLYRMDYRLLVDHHHRTKADITLSVISAQESNAGEFGLLRCNSQGRVIEFREKPRGKELKAMRLRSPLPGLSKAALRKKPYLASMGIYVFKKEILIHLLTEHLQQTDFSKEMIPSALDHHNVQAYLFSGYWEDIGTIESFYNANLHLVQGPDPEFNFYDVGEPIFTRPRFLPPTVVENCTIEQSMICDGCTIQEAVICKSIVGIRSRIGRRTMIQETLLMGADYYQSAEEREQDLDKGLPPLGIGEGGVICRAIVDKNARIGKNVQIINRDHIQESSREQEGFWIRNGIVIVIKGALIPDGKVI from the coding sequence ATGAAAAACATTGCGGCGATCATTCTTGGCGGCGGCCGGGGCACGCGTCTGTATCCCCTCACCCAGGTGCGTGCCAAACCGGCGGTGCCGCTGGCCGGCAAGTACCGGCTCATCGACATTCCGATGAGCAACTGCCTGCACTCGGGCATTGAAAAAATTTATGTGCTCACTCAATTCAACTCCGCCTCTCTGCATCGTCATCTCGGCCAGACCTATCGCTTTTCTCCTTTTTCATCCGGTTTTGTGGAAGTGCTGGCGGCTCAGCAGACGCCGGAACGATCCGATTGGTTTCAGGGAACCGCGGATGCCGTGCGCCAATATCTTTTGACCCTGCAGGAGCTGGATGTATCCGACTATATCATCCTGTCCGGCGATCATCTCTACCGAATGGATTATCGCCTGCTGGTGGATCATCATCACAGGACCAAAGCGGACATCACCCTGTCGGTGATCTCGGCGCAGGAATCGAATGCCGGCGAGTTCGGCCTTTTGCGCTGTAACAGTCAGGGCCGGGTGATCGAGTTTCGGGAAAAGCCCAGGGGCAAGGAACTTAAAGCCATGCGCCTGCGATCGCCGTTGCCGGGCCTGAGCAAAGCCGCTCTTCGAAAAAAGCCTTACCTCGCTTCCATGGGTATCTATGTGTTTAAAAAAGAGATCCTGATCCACCTGCTGACCGAACACCTGCAGCAGACCGATTTCAGCAAGGAGATGATCCCGTCGGCGTTGGATCACCATAACGTGCAGGCGTATCTGTTCAGCGGTTATTGGGAGGACATCGGCACCATCGAATCGTTTTATAACGCTAATCTGCATCTGGTGCAAGGGCCTGATCCGGAGTTTAATTTTTATGATGTCGGCGAACCGATTTTCACCCGTCCGCGGTTTCTGCCGCCTACGGTGGTGGAGAACTGCACCATCGAGCAGTCGATGATCTGTGACGGCTGCACCATTCAGGAGGCGGTGATCTGCAAGTCCATCGTCGGCATTCGCAGCCGCATCGGCCGGCGCACCATGATCCAAGAGACCCTGTTGATGGGCGCGGATTACTATCAGTCGGCTGAAGAGCGGGAGCAGGATCTGGACAAGGGATTGCCGCCGCTGGGCATCGGCGAGGGCGGTGTGATTTGCCGGGCGATCGTCGACAAGAATGCGCGCATCGGCAAGAACGTGCAGATTATCAATCGCGACCATATACAAGAGTCTTCGCGCGAGCAGGAGGGCTTTTGGATCCGCAACGGCATCGTCATTGTGATAAAGGGCGCGCTGATTCCGGATGGAAAGGTGATTTGA